TAAATTATTGGTGTGGCCAGTTATTTCAGATTGAAAACATTTGTAGTATGTGACTTTACATTTTGTGTACTTGAAACAATAAACCCCTTATTAAACTGTTTTGATTGATTTTGTATCAAAAGTATTTAGTAAGCAGTTGTATCTTTTAAACATACCACATTGTTTTATGAGAAACTCCTttgtttaaaaactgatttttaaagtcAGTGATGGCATTACTTATTATTTAGTGAAACTATATTTAAGCTAATTCCTATAAAAGATTAATATATGAAATGCTGAATTCAGAGATTGGCTAAAAGTTAAATGTGGAAAAACATCGTTTGTACCTTCtgttttaattgtttaaaaatgtgtaaaacctTTTCATACTCTGCCTAATTAGGTCTCCaaagtttttaataatatttaaaggtAATCTCACTAAATTACAAATAGCACTGCATTTAACTTGATTGCTGCAGCAAACATGAAATTAAGATTTTCATACTAAAGTATTATAGATTTTGTATAGGTCCTATGTTAGCCATATCATgtacattaatatttattaaagttgtgtgtgtgtacatcttgTAGTACTCATTACTATTGCATACGTGTAGTATATCAagcattataataaaattatgatttttaaaaaaccattcttTCTCAGGTGTATAGTCTACTGTCAATAAAAAAGAATCCTGTAAACGCTGTTTCGGAAGAGATGTGAAGCAGGGAGAGTTGACTACTGTTTACTGGAGTCTACTTTGTAGCTAAAATGAAACAGAGCTTAAAATTTCTAAATTGAGtgtattttaagtaaaacattATCTGCTATTGGTAGAGTACCATATAACTTATTCAACTTTCATTTTTTCACAGAGCTCCTTAATAAGCATTTATAGTCAGTTTTTGGCAGCAATAGAATCACTAAAGGCATTCTGGGATGTTATGGATGAAATCGATGAGAAGACCTGGGTACTTGAGCCAGAAAAACCTCCACGGAGTGCAGCAGCACGCAGAATTGCATTAGGTAGGGACAAAGAGGATTAAGGGTTTGTTTTtaggtgttttattttgtattatgaaaataaatCTAACAATGACAGTTGGACTCAGACTTCTTTATATGAAGTCAactattaaaattttctagtataaactttttttttggctacacatttaaatgtaaatattttaggtgaaAAGGAGAAGTACTGAGGTGTCTCATTATAAAAGGTGATGATCCAATGGAGGTAACATTTAGAAGTAGAGTTTAATTAGCTGCTAATTAGCACAGGAATCGTGGAACAGGTAATTCAAAATTTACATTACTTAGAACAAGAAAAAAGTCAGAATAATGCAGTCTTCATTTGTGAAACTTACAATCTTCTAAGATTAGTGTGCTCAGATCTGGGAATATTTTCTGTTAGAAATACAGAGGAAGATAAAAGAACTTGCAGTAGACCATGCCACTGAAGAGTAAACagcacagagaaagaatttatagttttaagtattttcttcaCAAGTATATGAAATTTATGAGTGAGATATGGTATAATCATAAATACCTGTGCAATGTTATCATGTTCTCTTGACTATAAAATGGCTGTGTATTTTCATTATAAGCAAGCAAAACATGACTTCAGCCTTTCTCaagattttaaactatatttaagCTCACATTAAATACCATAGCTAGTTTTAAGatacccatttctttttttctaaatagataTGTTGTTCAAGGGTATTTTGAAATTCTGACGTGAATCACATCCAAGTTAGTGAGCAATTTTTATACTTTATACCTAGGTATAATATAGATTATCTGGGGGAAGAATGTGACATACATGGTATTATGAGAAGAAAGTATAGTTTACAGCAGTTCTACGAATAGTATTGTTACTTTCCTGGTTTCAAAAAGTCTGTGTTTAATTTGGAACAATTAACCAAATTATGGTATATTTGTGAACAAGTAGATActaagaatgaaaatattttcttcaaagaaatgtagtaaatcattatttttgtggccccattaaaataattatcaggTTATGATTAAATATACTTACTATATTTCTCATTCAGCATACATAGTCTAGTTTTTAATTCATTCCCTATTTACCTTTTagcttcttttttctcctccaggCATGATTTGCTTTCTTAAGACCAAGTTTTGCACAAGTGAATGGAAAAATTAGTTAATATGCCCATATTAAGTGAAAGTACTGTCTGGAGCCATTACCAGATGACAGTGTTAAGGGctaataagaaatttaaatttctgttcatAGTAAATGAACCAAATGAGAttataactttttgtatttttatttgtctcattGAATGGctagtcatttttttctgttaatgacCTCTTTTTGCCAGATATGCAATAACTGCATTTATGTTGATGCCAGCCTTAGTGAAAGGCTTATTCTACAGTGTATGGAATTTATCAAGACATTTTTACCATGAAAATGAAATCCAAATTGATCTTAAGCAGTTACACTATGTAccttcaaaaaatagaaaatttctgaAACTTACACTGTAGTCCAGTAcagttaaaatgtataaaagaacCTAGTGCCAATTTTCTTAGGTCTTGCGAAATTAGGTTACTTATTGTTTTGGTTATTAATGAACAATTGCCAATGTGAATGAAATCTTTTGTTAAATTATAAGGGAAAGTTTCACATGCagcaaaataattcagaaaatgtttttataaatttttataaaacttgaatctttaatgtttgtttttaccATTTACTGTATTGTTGGTCTTTTTACATTTGGCCATAGTTCTATGAAATGTAAACTTTTTCAGGAAagccatgaaaaataatttagatagttatttcttaaatatgtgaCTTGTGATAGTTTTGATATTACAGACCTTTATCACTccacagaacatttttatttaaactttaataCAGTTGACCAGAATTGCAATCTAATTAAATATATCAATTTGTTGACTGGCTGAAATTTAAGATCCTTTCAATGATAATCCTATCAAAATTACTTCTTTTGGTTCAATTATATTTACCATTacataaaactacaaaacatttggTTAATCTTTCCGTGGGTATACAGTGAAATAGGTAGCCAGACCAAcacctctttattttttattggcttTTTTGATGAGCTGTTCTACTTCTAAAAGATTTAATCTTGTTTCATTCTAGGGAATAATGTTTCCATAAATATAGAGGTAGACCCCAGGCATCCTACTATGCTTCCTGAGTGCTTCTTTCTTGGAGCTGACCATGGTATGACATCTGAGATTTAAACGTTTTTTAATAGAGTCATAAAATCCTTGCCTACCATTGTTAAATTATTAGACAATATTAGTATATtaatggtagtttttattttttgtctgagacggagttttgctcttgttgcccagtatggagtgtaatggcgcgatcttggttcaccaccGCAATAatgatagttattttaaatgaaagtgtTTCAGCATTCTGAActgtataattttgttttttaacataatacatataattttgattttctaatcAAGTAGTTAAGAAACATTCTGTATCAAATGTGGCTTTACAAACCAAGAGTAGAGCATGcaattattaaacttttttttttttttaatctgaagtgGTAAAACCCCTGGGAATTAAGCTGAGCAGGAACATACATTTGTGGTAGGTACCTTGGcaatataatttttactttttggtgaTTTTACAAAGTTCACAGCATAATTTTTTTCCCCATGCTTTCAGGGATCCAGAAAATAGTGTGTTACAAAATTTGAAAGATGTTTTAGAAATTGATTTTCCAGCTCGTGCTATCCTGGAAAAATCTGTAAGTTTTATCAGTGCTTTGATATTCCAGACAGTATTGCATAATGAAGTTTAAATGCTTCTCTCAGTGAAAAATGAGGCTGAAAAAGGAgggaattagaaaaatattataacaGACTTCTGATCTGCATCAAAAAACTTGTTTACCTTTGATTGGTTGTTAAGTACAACTGCCTCTTGGAACAGGGGGATTGATTACAGGGCTGCCCATGGATACAAAAATCCACAGACATTAAAGTTCCACAGTTACCCTGCGGGACCCATATGTAGAAAAAGTCGGCACTCTGTATACAGAGATTTCACATAAACACAGGTTCTGCATCTTGTCAGTACTGTATTTTTGATCTgcgtttggttaaaaaaaaatctgtgtataagtaGACCTGTGCAATTCAAACCcacgttgttcaagggtcaactatatacTTTTTTCATGGTCTTCAGTAGTGACGTCATTAATGacagacatttattaaaaataagggGAAAACTCCAAAGTAGCTAATGAGATGTTTGGCTTTTCTACATAGTCTGTTTATGGATGGCTCAAGTACTGATTAGCTTGATATAAGTGTTTGTGAAGCAGTTATAAGTTTCTCAAAATTGAATAGATACCACTATAttgcaaaaataataaacttagaattgatttttgacaaggctgCTAAGGTTGTAGACTACTAAATGGTAgtgagtttctttttcctttagttaCAGAATTGTGCTGTTTAGTAATCACTAGCTAATATCAATTCCTTTCTTTAAATACTATCAGGGACATTATAACAATGTATGATATGGGAAAATTACTGATGCCCAAACATCTTGCCAGCCAAAAATGGAATCTCTTTTTTTAGCCTAGCTGTGTATATTTGAGTAAAAAAGGAAACACTCTACAATAGCTTTGCTAGGTGTTAAATAGTAATGTAATTATATTTCCTATAATACAGCAATATGGTCACCTTTATAAAaactatatttataaaacattcttcCTGATCTTACCTTGTGTTTTAAACACATAGATGATTTCATATTCTAAAGTAGTTAGGagaattgtaatgttcccaacaTAAAAGGTAAAtgttgaggtgatgaatatcttAATTATCCTGATGTGATCATtaaacattgtatacatgtatcaaaatatcacacatacCCTCCCAAATATGTACAACGAATAAGTTAGTGAGACACATAtgctttttataaatatttttcttttgaaggaTTTTACTATGGATTGTGGAATTTGTTATGCTTATCAACTTGACGGTACAATTCCTGATCAAGTGTGTGATAATTCCCAGTGTGGACAACCTTTCCATCAAATATGCTTATatgaggtaaaaaataaaaatattgtcaaGACTTTTTTCTGCTAACACAACATAGGAAGTATTCCTGTTTGAAATACACAGAATCTAAAATCTGTTGAGTCAATAGTGATCCTCTCTTTTGCCATTAACTCCTTTTACCAGTTTATTCCAGATGCTTATGTGCTTCATTTCTTCATCACAGTTACTAATGAGTGGAGAAATGTTCTGAAGTATCCAAGAAGGGAGAAAATCTATCCAGAATATATTCATGGACTAGCTTATTGACACACAACAAATTAAATTGATGGTACATTGGTATCTTTCTGTAAATTCCTTGTTACCACAATGTAAGCTTCATAGATTTACCCAAGGTGGAGGTGGTTGAAAGTGGCAGTAATACAGTGAAAATGAAATTAGTACTATGTAGTATCTATTACTTTTCAGGCTGCATTTAAGAATAGAATATATCCAATACTACTACTTTTCATGTTGAGAAGAATGCCTTTTGTGATCTGAGTCTCACAGCACTCAGGCAATGCAACTTTACTTACTGTATGTGAAGTCTACTTTCATTCCTGTCTTTAGTGCTTGGCTTCACCTTAGGGCCTAGTTGATACATGATAAACTGTGTGTAACTATATACAGAACACCTTGCAATTGTATGTTGCCTTCGGTTTCAGTCTTCCTTAATATCACATCTTTACTTTTGTGATTAGAGGTAGCAGTTGGTGCCGTCTGTACTTTGCCAATGGAGAACTTAGGCAGAGGCATCTGTTTACCTTATATAAAATCATGAAATTACAGAAATACAGGTCAAATTACAGAAATACTCTAAGGGAACATGTGATTTCTTTTGTAATTATgaatattcatttaatttttaaaaattcactggctcatgcttataatcaaTGGGTTGAAAATTAACCCACTGTTAGTGATTAAGACCAGAACTAAGAGGGAAATTTTCAAGAGCCTATAGTATCTTTAACAGCAGGAGTTGTTAATTTGTGATTAATGGATTTAGGGAAACTCTATGAATGCCAGGAACTTAGTatgcattatttttatgtatgtctattctggggataaagaaaatgcgtaATTCTTATCAGATTCTTAAAGGGGCCCATAATGTGGTTATAAACCAGTGGTTTAGGCCTTCAATTCCATGTTGATTTCCCTTGTTACTCAACATCTTAATAGTCTGCTATTGGCTCAGGAAATACATCCCTTACTCTTGCAAAACAAAATTAACCTAAGTCTTCTGGAATAAAAACATAATGCACTTAAAAACAAAGGGAATGACATTTGGAGTATCTGTAATTTGTAATCATGCTGACGCTTctcctttatcttttaaaatttgcagTGGCTGAGAGGACTACTAACTAGTAGACAGAGTTTTAACATCATATTTGGTGAATGTCCATATTGTAGTAAGGTAAGCAAATTGTTAATCACATCTCATAAAATGTGCCTAGCTTTCAGTAATATGTTCTAGAAGATAGATCTATATAGTATATCAGTTTATCTAAAACTTTTGAAACTCATTctctgtatttctatttttcaaattctCTGATCAAAAACATTAAACTCCTTTTCTAGATTTCCTAGACGATCTGAAACTTCAGAAGTGTTTTCCAAACTGTACTATGACACTATTTCTAGtacaaagcaattttattttttagagtgtcCACAAACTTTGTTAAAATATGTTCTCTTTTTAAAGCCAATTACCTTAAAAATGTCTGGAAGGAAACACTGAAATAAGAATATAACATTTTGATGAAGAGCtggaaacttaaaaaattatcaaaaggaATTTTggtatcttcagagaaaaaataatttggtatcttcagagaaaaaataaagcaagaaatacTAACATCAAAAGGACAGGTATGATGATGCGATAATAATAAACATCTGCGTTTGTCTCTTCACTAAGAGTAAACTGGGAAATTGTAGGCCAAAGTCCAGTTGAACTTTCTAAGTCTGTGATCCCCGTGCTGACTGTGGAAGTGTATTTATACCAAGATGGAGATCTTGACTTCTTGAATATATCTGGACTGATAAAATCTTGATGAggttcataaaatgagtttgggaatTGTGTATAGCTGATTTTTTGTGGGAAACTGTTTACTTCATTCAAAGGTTCTTGAGACTCTTGATATTTCTGTCTTCTCCTTGTGCTTCCCtatggaaaaaatacatatatagtttaGTTTGTTAGATGTGAGTTATCCAAGTATTTATTTTGTGTAGTGTGTAAGAAtgctaaataaaatgttatacaaGATCAAGTTTTTGTGTGTTATTTTTCCTGAGAAGTAATTTTTAGGTAAAGAGCTTAAAGATTTACACTTTTTAAGAGTTTATAAACATCCAACAAGCAAATCTGGATATAATTTGAGTGGTTCTTTTAAACCACGTAAGTAGGCCATCTCTTAAGTAAtttataatctaaaaataaataggatAGAATATGAAAACTGAATTTTCTTGGCAAAACCAAAAAATTGGGCTTAATCTTAAGGGGGTAAGATAGCcataattagaaatattttggtCATTAATGTGATTCTTTACCTTTTGATTCCATGGCAACTGAGAAGTGGTGTCCACTGTACAGTGGGCAAAGGATGCGGCTGTACACAGCCAAAGAAAACTGCCTCAGGGATAGATATAGTGTTATGTCTCTTGGAAAGCTATACAGACGAACCAGTATAGACCGAATAGATATTAATATAAAGCAAATTAAGTGGtattaatataaaacaaattaactGGTTACTTATGCAAGTTTTGGGAGCTACTTCTATGTTTTCATCATTCCTGTTGGCCAAAGTCCCAGGAATCAGTTTCCTGATCACCACTTAACTGGCTGAAAGTCGAGTTTTTCTGCTTTGCTTTGGTGACATCTGGCATGCCCcctcagcaccatttatcaagACTAACTTACTTAGAagagaagaaatttataaaacaaagcaaaatacttTAAGCTTGTTCACTGTCCATCATTCTCAGAATAGCTACTACCTTCTCAACCTTTAAACTGCCACCCTTCAAACAAACAGCCCTCCCCTTTCTAGATACAGAGTTTTGGAAGTGTCAGAAAGGAGTCCTACATAAAACAAAGGATGTTTTAAAAACTAGCTttcctatgaaaaaaaaaagaaattacttgagAGTTAAATGACTCACTTTAAATAACTCATTTTAAACTACTCTTTCTGAGCTAACAAAGTCACATTAATGCAGTTTTTCATAAGTTTGTCAGCTTTATTAACTAAAGCCAAAAGTGAATAATTATTCCAGTGGGCCTATAAagcataatacaaataaaaataattatgctatCAAATCATGTATTTCTAAAGGGTAAGGTAGTAAGAGCAGCATTTACATATAGCTCACATGTGCAAGGCTGGGAGATATCTCCACTTAGGTAAGGATAGAAGTCAAGCTACTATAATTTCCAGAATCATCTACTGTGTAATTTATACACTTAATCTCTCTTGAACATCAGCAAATGACATCATATGGCAAGGCACTCATCAAAGAATTTAACCACCTGTTGTCTTCAGTACACTGAGAGGGTCTGATTAGGATAGTCTATAACAGGAGTTGCCAAAATTTGGCTTGGCTAGTTGCCTGttttgtgaataaagttttattggaacagagcCACATcagtttgtttatgtattgtctatgtgGGCTTTTGCACTACAATGGCATTGTTGAATAGTTCTGACAAAAACTGTATGgaaagtaaactgaaaatattttctttttggccTTTTAAGAAaaggtttgctgacccctgcctgCTCTATGGCATTATTCTTTGAGTATTAGAAAGCAAACAGATCATCataacttgttaaaatgcagatctcATTCAAAAGGTCTAGGAGTATGACCTGAGATTCTGTATTTCTGAGAAGCTCCAGATGATGCCAATACAGCTGGTTTGCACACCCCACTTTGAGTAGCAAAGGGCTCAAGGCAATGCAATAATCTACTGTGATAGAGCATTGGTTCTCAGCCTGGGTTGATCCTGCCCCACAGAGGACATTTAGCaatttctggagacattttgggttgTTACAACTAGGAGGAGATACTATTGACACCTAGCAGATAAGTACTAGGAATGATGCGAAACATCCTACATCACAGGACAGCACCCCCACAACAAATAACAGCTCAGCtcccaaatgtcaacagtgcaGCTGTCAAGAAACCCTACATTAGAATAGTTATTAACTTTGAATGCACATCAGAATCGACTGGGAAGCTATGAAAAATATCAACACTACTTCCACTCTGGCCATGAAAATTTGATACCGGACTTCCCCTTCTGCTGTGAAAAcccataaataaatagaaaacaaaattagtcaaaatatatgaaataacttAGGGATCTAAAACAAAGCTCAGGAAGGGAAAATAACACAGACCTAAGAAAGGCCACAATTTAAGATTTACTGCAGACTAGGCCAAAAAAGCCTGAACAGAAGTTATAAAATGATCAGGTTTAGTCACCAGTAAGTTAACTGTCTGCCGGAACTAACCTCAAAACTCTTTAAAGGAATGCAATAAAATCTGGAGTCTAAAGACCACAGCATCCACAATGTTCAGTATACAATAAAACTACTACAAATGAGATGCAGGAGATGTGACCCATAACTAGGAGAAAAAACTAACAGAGATTCAGGGCTGATCCAGATGGTACAATTATCAAACAAGGACTATAAAACATCTACATAAATATGTTCAAGGAATTAAAGTTGAACATAATGAACAGATATGGGGGAGGTGGAATCTCAACATACAAAGAAATATACTTgtggaactgaaaaatacaaggtATAACATGAAAAATTCATTGGCTAGGTTTAACAGCTGATTTGACAATCAACTAGAGGTcaggcaaaaaaaacaaaaacaaaaacaaaaaaacaccaccacccaACCTGAGGTACAGCAACATAAaagactgattttaaaaaatagttatttagCTGCCTATGAAAAAGGTAAAGTATTCTAACATGCATGTATTTGGAACTCAGAGAAATAAGAGAGATTAAGGCATGAAACAAATTGATGAAATCATACAAAACCTTTCCAATTTGAAGACAAATATCAACCCATAGATAAAAGTAGCTCTACGAACCCAAAGCACAATAAACAAAAGACAGCCATCcttacaaaaccaaaaataacaagCAAATCTTGAAAGCCACAGAAAGAAATACATTATAAGTGGGCCAATAAGAATAACTGCTAACTTCTTAGCAGAAAAAAAACAGacctatgaagatggaaacatcctttttaaagttctgaaagaaTAGATTCCATATTCAATGAACCTTTCAAAATCAAAGTGAGGGGCATCCAGTTATAGACAAGAAAGAGTAAGCATCCCACCTTATTCTGGTAATTAAAGAGTGGACAAAAAGCACCTATCAAAACactatgaaaattctaaaaatgaccCTCCCTTGCTTGAGTCTCCACCCGCCATGTACTTTAGTACCTCCTattaccccagcctgggccataaAAGAGCCTGCGGTCTGGAAACAGCAATATGCacagactggggaaaaaaaaaaaaacatgaaaaacatgcTCTATCTAACCAATAGCCCTGGGGGAGGACAGGTCTACAGGACAGAATCCTTTTATACCTGCTGTACCCTAGGTGAACACCATGAAAGAAGCTGTACCTTACTTCTCTCCAGGTGCTGTGGAAACGGggcggcggggtggggggggatggtgggggtggtggggaggtggcAAGGGCGGGGTGAAGAGGGAGGGTACAGTCCTGTTGAGTATCATCACCCTGCACTAACCAGGGAGCACACCTACCCTTCCCCTATCAAGCACTGTGGAGACGGGTAGAGCCCTGTTGACTGTCCTCACACTAACAAGGTGATACCCTATCCCACTGGGTGTTAGGGAGATTGTGAGATAGAGCTCTGACAACCTTTCCCAGCCTGTACTACTGAGGTGGTCCCCCTTCCTTCCCACCAGGAGACTACCAAAACTGTAAGGCAGAGCCATATAGCCTGTTCCTCCCTGCACTAACACAAGCAGATGTGGTGCCTGTCTTCCTCCCCACCAGACACTGCAGAGACTGTAGTAGAGACCTACCAACCTTCTCCACCTTGCATTGAGCAAACATCAGAGCAACAGCAACCCTCCACGCTGGCCTCAGAAACTGGAGAGGCACTTGCCCTTTTGACCGTGCCTGCTGTGCATTAAACAGCAAAGAGTTGGCATCGCACATCTCCCTAACTAGAAAGCTCTGTTCTCAGTAGTTGACATAACTACTAGAGTGAAAATCAGcaggaatataaaataaattagtaacATCACAAGATAATGGGATCTAGCTGATATTTATAGACTACTTCACCCCCAAACAGGAAAATACATGTTCTTTTCAACTGCAACTGGAACATTCAACCAGGCAGACCGTCATATCCTATCCATAAAACAAACCCTAACAAATTTATATTGTTAGACCATAAtataattaaactagaaatcaataactgaaaaaaatatcttcagatacttGGAAattaacacatttctaaataaggtaTTAAAAGTCTCAAGgggaaatatattttgaactgaacaaaattgaaatgtataaatatttacagGATGCAGTACAAACAGGGTTTAGCAGGACACTTATAGCATGGAATACTTACATTAGAA
The genomic region above belongs to Gorilla gorilla gorilla isolate KB3781 chromosome 12, NHGRI_mGorGor1-v2.1_pri, whole genome shotgun sequence and contains:
- the FANCL gene encoding E3 ubiquitin-protein ligase FANCL isoform X3, with translation MAVTEASLLRQCPLLLPQNRSKTVYEGFISAQGRDFHLRIVLPEDLQLKNARLLCSWQLRTILSGYHRIVQQRMQHSPDLMSFMMELKMLLEVALKNRQELYALPPPPQFYSSLIEEIGTLGWDKLVYADTCFSTIKLKAEDASGREHLITLKLKAKYPAESPDYFVDFPVPFCASWTPQVNSPQSSLISIYSQFLAAIESLKAFWDVMDEIDEKTWVLEPEKPPRSAAARRIALGNNVSINIEVDPRHPTMLPECFFLGADHVVKPLGIKLSRNIHLWDPENSVLQNLKDVLEIDFPARAILEKSDFTMDCGICYAYQLDGTIPDQVCDNSQCGQPFHQICLYEWLRGLLTSRQSFNIIFGECPYCSKPITLKMSGRKH
- the FANCL gene encoding E3 ubiquitin-protein ligase FANCL isoform X5, translated to MAVTEASLLRQCPLLLPQNRSKTVYEGFISAQGRDFHLRIVLPEDLQLKNARLLCSWQLRTILSGYHRIVQQRMQHSPDLMSFMMELKMLLEVALKNRQELYALPPPPQFYSSLIEEIGTLGWDKLVYADTCFSTIKLKAEDASGREHLITLKLKAKYPAESPDYFVDFPVPFCASWTPQSSLISIYSQFLAAIESLKAFWDVMDEIDEKTWVLEPEKPPRSAAARRIALGNNVSINIEVDPRHPTMLPECFFLGADHVVKPLGIKLSRNIHLWDPENSVLQNLKDVLEIDFPARAILEKSDFTMDCGICYAYQLDGTIPDQVCDNSQCGQPFHQICLYEWLRGLLTSRQSFNIIFGECPYCSKPITLKMSGRKH
- the FANCL gene encoding E3 ubiquitin-protein ligase FANCL isoform X4, which produces MAVTEASLLRQCPLLLPQNRSKTVYEGFISAQGRDFHLRIVLPEDLQLKNARLLCSWQLRTILSGYHRIVQQRMQHSPDLMSFMMELKMLLLKIFCRELLISCLVNLRYSLYWRDWEVALKNRQELYALPPPPQFYSSLIEEIGTLGWDKLVYADTCFSTIKLKAEDASGREHLITLKLKAKSSLISIYSQFLAAIESLKAFWDVMDEIDEKTWVLEPEKPPRSAAARRIALGNNVSINIEVDPRHPTMLPECFFLGADHVVKPLGIKLSRNIHLWDPENSVLQNLKDVLEIDFPARAILEKSDFTMDCGICYAYQLDGTIPDQVCDNSQCGQPFHQICLYEWLRGLLTSRQSFNIIFGECPYCSKPITLKMSGRKH
- the FANCL gene encoding E3 ubiquitin-protein ligase FANCL isoform X6, whose amino-acid sequence is MAVTEASLLRQCPLLLPQNRSKTVYEGFISAQGRDFHLRIVLPEDLQLKNARLLCSWQLRTILSGYHRIVQQRMQHSPDLMSFMMELKMLLEVALKNRQELYALPPPPQFYSSLIEEIGTLGWDKLVYADTCFSTIKLKAEDASGREHLITLKLKAKSSLISIYSQFLAAIESLKAFWDVMDEIDEKTWVLEPEKPPRSAAARRIALGNNVSINIEVDPRHPTMLPECFFLGADHVVKPLGIKLSRNIHLWDPENSVLQNLKDVLEIDFPARAILEKSDFTMDCGICYAYQLDGTIPDQVCDNSQCGQPFHQICLYEWLRGLLTSRQSFNIIFGECPYCSKPITLKMSGRKH